In Aricia agestis chromosome 5, ilAriAges1.1, whole genome shotgun sequence, the genomic stretch CCTCACGCCGCTCATGAAGGCCGCAAGACAGAGACAGGTAACCCTTGCTATTCCTGTTCTTTGTGTAGGTCGTGTAAACTTGTGTATCTACCTAGTCTTTGTAGACTGATAGACTAAGGAATGTTGAAAACCTGTTTATATTCTCGAAGCTATTTAATTGAGGTCTTCGAGTTTTGAAACAATCACTACAGTTATTTTCGTAGCACATGAAAATTTAGGGTCTAGAAATGGGCATAGCTTTTTATATAAGCTTTATTATGCGTATGTACATGATATAAACATGCGCATTCCAGGGCATGGAGTCGGTGCTGCTGCTGATCAGCTACGGCGCCGACGTCAACGCGATCACGGACGCCCGCAACGACTACAGAACCGTCATGCACTACGCCGTGCTCAGCGGCAACCCGGACATGGTGAACCTGCTGATCAAGCAGGGCGCGCGCGTCAACTACCCGGGCCCCGGCGTCAACCGGCCCAGCCCACTCGACCTCGCCATACTCAAGGGCGACGTCGAAATGCTCAAGCTGCTGCTGTCCGCCGGTGAGCCCCATTTCACTCCCTAGTCCCTTTACATTCAGCTGATATATCGACGCAATAAAGGCCATATTAATTATTTGTCGTTACACTTTTTATTGCTCCAAAAAATACCTACATTTTAATTAGTTTCCATTGTGTTTATTTTAGGCGCAGACGTTAACGCATTTAGCTCGGTGATCGGCACGCCGCTGCACGTCGCCTGCTCCGACAGCATCACCAACAGACGGGAGATCGTCAGGGTGAGTGATCGCCTGCGGGCAGACATCGAACCCATAGACTGCCATAAAGTAGAGCCGAGTAGTTATTACAGCTAAAAGAGTACCGAACATCGCTAAAGTCTTATAATATGATACGTCCTAACATAATGTATACATCTTGTGACAGGTGCTGCTGGAGAGCGGCGCGGAGCCGAACCTTAAGGTGTACAGCGCGGAGGACGGCGCGCAGCTGCGCCCGCCCCTCGCCGAGTACCTCGCCTCCGACCCCGCGCCCCGCCACCACCTCGTCCGCGCCCTGCTGCGGCACGGCGCCAGGGTGAGCGCTaacaactaatattattacgacTCACGAGGGACTTCCAGACGGAACAGCTAGTACAGCTCCGCGAGGATCTTTTAGCGCATTGTACAAATCGATCTAGCGGCACCAACTGAACGACCGATTTATTGACATGTACGATTGGggataaaataacaacaaacTCCGGCGCGGCGTAAGTCGTAACGTCACCTTAAATTTTCATCCACGTCCGGGCAATCTAAATTCTAGAAGATCCTTAACGCAATGTATTAACGATTTCAGTTCGTCAGATTATTCTAGCTCCTGCAGGCACACCGCACACGCGACAATTCGGTATTTATCACGATTTCATCGCAGGTGATAATGAAGACGCAGTTCCGCGACCCGGATGGGATCCTGAACCACCTGCAGCACGTGACGTCGCCGGAGACGCAGCACGTGTTCGCGCTGCTGCTGGACGCCGCGGAGGCCTTCGACCTGTGCATGATCAAGCGCACGAGCTGCCTCACGCCGGCGCAGCGCCAGGAGCTGGTGCGGCGCGCGCGCGAGCCGCTGTCGCTGCTGGCGCAGGCGCGCGTGCAGCTGCGCCGGCTGCTCGGCACCTCCCTCGTCAGGGTCGCCCCCGACCTCGACATACCCCCCACCCTCCGAAGCTACCTGCTCTTCGAGTATAGTTAAACCGCCTTAACGGTAAATAGAAGTATATTTTTGACTGGTTGCCTTGTGATGCCACACGTAGGGGCATAAAAGTATATTtgctataattttataatacacaCATTGGCAAAATTACgaggaacataggtaaaaagggccacaacttgaactcaagtgggtcgggctgagTGAAATCCTTCTTTATAGTTTCTAAGctaatttaagaaataaaatattgaacaaaactggcaagttgataggttattatagcaattatgccctaataagtgtttttcgatgattggcgttgtaagtgttcctgataagaatggcgttttagcggggtgcaaggtatgctcagcttatttgattgtttggtttttggaagaacacattgcttagatacaaaattagtgatttcccagcatctgcgacagctagagttgtaaccacgatagaaaaaggtcacacctaccgttcggtcagtcaggccttaggtgtgtcggcttccgtggtccatcgtaactttcaacgccaCAGAGAGACtcgatcttacgttcggagacgagaacaaggcagatatcgggtgacaatggttcaggatgaccattttgtaaagaaacaaaccttgagaaatcgacctcaaactgctttGCAGACaggaaacctgtcggaacaggtccggGATGTACGTGTAAGAAGAAGACTTatataagttaaattaaactcaaaagtgcctgtaagggcaccaaaacttgagactggacaccgaagagccaggctaagatttgcgcgtgaacatcaaaattagacaactgagtgaaatcttgtgctgtacagtgatgggagcaaattctgtgtacatttggttgacaggcgataaagaatgtggataaatcgtAAGGAACGCTAtaggccatcaaacttaacggaaacagtggcctatgatgcaggcttcgtaatggtttggagtggcATATGATTTGGAACCCGCACGAAGCTGATGATTAttgatgatggtactttgacagtacagggctatagcacagCCATCCCGGagctgcatggtgtgccttttgcacagttttaggtagcaaCTTCAATTTTATGCGCGTCAATAGAGTaaaaaaatcgggcattattacctaaacgatgctggcgtagcccaggtggagaggccgaTTGAAGACATGTGGCACATAAATGGGTGAAcagtacgagttaaaactccagtccaaaatgtgtccaggagctcgagttggcgctactggaggagtaggagaatatcccacaggaaatgattgacaatcaaaatgcaagcatggaatggcgtatccaggccctcttgagagccatagaaggcattacacgcttttaacatgacatttatttaataaaaatggagaatttaacttaaaaacttactactgaaatttcaaagattttcttaaattttaatttttgccgatatttttatattatttacgtttttatgccctaaatttatataaaatttattttttaataatcaattagtaattaaataaataaatttttaaaaaacagtgaacaattttcaaaaaaattgaaattttcgttatgttcctctaattttgccggtgtgtttattatGAGCTCCGCGGACCGCGGTCCTTTATTTTTAGGTCCTATACCCGAAGAGCAATTCATAGTTCTTACTACCTTATTGGTCATTGCCGCGGCAAGGAGGCGAACAAATGATTAGGTATTCAAATTACGAATACGTTACTACGTATAAGCTGGAAtggagtataaaatataaataaatctcCTATTGATAAAATTCCTTCTCGACAAACTTTCAAACATTTTCTTACTTTAGTGAAGTCGAATTTGCAGTCTTGAACACGACTAGACTgaggtcacgactcacgactgaCGACAAACGTGTGCAACGTCACTACTAAACAAAATTATATGGCTGGTCTAACAGTAGCGAGGTACCTCTcatagaatacaaaatattattattatctaatcgAAGAATTATAAGATTTTTGTTAATGTAAGTCATACCATTTAtttgactttataatatatagatcTTGTAGTCtgattgtaatattatgatgtgaTATTTTGTGATATATTAGATTAAGGTTTTACACACACAATGGCGAGGTGTGATGATTTTCTATCATAAAAGTGTACGGTATACGGGCGAAGTTTGTAAGATAGCCTTATCAGTGCTACCTCTGGATTATCAGAAGAGTTTTGAAAACTCTTATTAACAATGGAAAGTCATTCATattaccataatatattatttactacctTACTACTTGTATTTTCTATCGTATACCCAAGAGTACGATTATTATACCTAAATACCAATGTCAAtatgttgtttttatattataaataaataaataaataaatatattgactAAAATGTCTTGTTTTTTTTCATACTATTATGTATCTTTTCTATGATATGATAATAGTAATTAGGTAAGTAGTATCATAACTGAGAGTATAATATACCGTACgtaaatttttaacataatacccccaaaaacttatttatttatatatatattatttctcTATGCTTTCAACAGGCATTCCATTAGGCACCCCCAAATCACAAATGAAATGATGCCTTGCCCGCGGGTATACCCCATATACCCCAGGTGCTTGAAAATAATGTCAGTCGAGTCGGCTTGTataaatatagtctgtcaagaaagtgaagaaattaaaaagtggcaaaatcgtaggtagtgtcatccctttcaaatcaaacagaaaaaaccggtcaagtgcgagttggactcgcccatgaagggttccgcagcagcaataaggtttatttctatgaaattcaaaggattttgatttatttttatattttcagttgatttaatgaaagttaaattaaggtttactatttataatgtataaaacctcgcgagaccctttgtctcgggcgcacaATACCTGACCGGACACCGGACcggagggtccgagacaggcgagacgaggcgagcgcacccatttacactctcgcactcggcccgcctcgctgtgtctcggcgagagtgtacagccgacataagaAGTTTTTATATAGTAAGAACGAGCAACTcctgtatttattaaatataatgaatAAATACAGGAGTTAAATataatctcagaatcggctccaacgattttcaagaaatttagtatatagggactAGGGTGTTTCGGGGAccataaatcgatctagctaggaatcactttttgaaaatgtcattttattcgtgttctaTCGACCGAAAAGGagctaaacgcttctatcatagaaaaacgtaatttttgacatgtgtttgactcctttaccagcagcgctccagtcaatgtcacccacgttcaaataaagccttgttgaACTGTaccagacaaacagacagacaacagCTGTACAAAGGGATGGGTAAGCTACTGAGTATTTACTCAGACCAGAGTAAATACTCAGTACAAATGAATTTAGACACTCACTTTTTACTTTTAACTGAGTATTTATGTTTTAAACTAACCAATTGAATTATTTAtggtttttctttatttattatttatttgtttaatgtttctgagtataagctatgttatttttaagtaggtataaccagtatatttataaaagaaaataaaggcTCCCGCAGACAGGCGCGATCGTTCACGCgatatattaattatgttttcCACAGAATAAGGATAGAGAGgttttcagtacattttgtatGAGGACGCTCATGTAGTTACACACTGCTGCGATAATAACACCGCAAAGgaagttgcatattattatatatattattttaatcatatatataataatatgcaacttcctacatatatatattatttttatcaaaaaaataaaatgttttgggCATATTTTTGGAAGTAAAATTTTTACAgctatatttaatactagctgttgcccgcgacttcatccgcgttaacatagtataataacaaagatggatagttttctcctttttgtttttgtggttccttatacaaagggtaaaaacggaccctatttaaggaaacgtcaaacgcaaacgttaataaactttcatgtttctaactcaagaaatgacggactttcattgaaactttctaccccaatttcacccccttgggggtagaatttctaaaaacgcttaaatacctatccattcatttttaatcagcagtccaaaaataaactttcatgtttctaacttaagaaatgacggactttcatttaaactttcaacccctatttcacccccttgggggtagaatttccaaaaacgcttaaatacgtatccattcatttttaatcagtaacccaaaaataaagtttcatgttgaAATCACGGACTtttattgaaactttctaccctgatttcacccccttgggggtagaattaccagaaacacttaaatacgtatccattcatttttatcagtagcacaaaaataaagtttcatgtttctaactcaagaaatgacggacttttattcaaactttcaactccaatttcacccccttgggggtagaatttttaaaaacgctgaaatacctatccattcatttttaatcagcagtccaaaaataaactttcatgtttctaacttaggAAATGActgactttcatttaaactttcaacccctatttcacccccttgggggtagaattttcagaaacgcttaaacacgtatcaaatcatttttaatcagtaacccaaacataaaatttcatgtttctaactcaagaaataacggagtttcattcaaactttcaacccttatttcacccccttgggggtagaactTCCAAAagcgcttaaatacgtatccattcatttttaatcagtaacccaaaaattaagtttcatgtttgtaactcaagaaatgacggactttcattaaaactttcaacccttatttcacccccttcggggtaaaattttcaaaattccttccttagtgggtgtctacttaataaaacaaccctactcaccaaatttcatgGCTGTAACTTTCACAGTTTTTGCTGAGCGATGATGaatcaatcagtcagtcagtcaggacatataattttataagtatagataatatttatttcgtttttagtactattattatcatttttattgttatataatcatattttattataataattagatatcttattatttatattgttcaAATTCAAATGAACGAATTATTTtgcattatacagggtgcaattaaacctacctgccaaattttttttggggcttaggtatcattaggtgagtccattaaacctAAAAATAGGGTGtcaatttttgtaaaataacattttatcccaaaaaaattcggtgcacaatggtcacttcataagttcataataattacgatTACCGCTAGTCCGTCGCGTCGTCGCGCGGCGAGCCGAACCAATCGGAAGACCggttatgcgtaggggtaaagcgggggtgacgcgcggggtgggaggcgggaggcccgccggtcgccggcgaccgttgtatagctaacacgtaattattttgtttgtcacgcccccccggcccccgcgctttaatttgtgtctgttacaatgtaccctaaccacgatcgagtgttatgaaatgtggaggcataggtggaggtgctacattttgagtggtgaaagtttacgcggaacccagagactgtacgagcaagaaagtTTTCCacgtcttcgtaacagctgattgatgcatctcgaatgcagcagctgtaccctgaatctgaatcgcgaaacaatcaaagactcggattatggacagttcgcacttcgcaacacacacgcctagccagcctcgaagacatgcctctgacgaggttaaaagtgacaaagttgtgcttaacaaacttttaaagtcttaaagacaatgtgcaaaacgcgctagactctgcttagagcaaaacggattgcagtttgaactatGTTAAGTGTAGACGAGATGGTAGTAAATAAGCtttagaggtgggttgttttgatttttaattagttgcACTGTGTACATACATAagtttattgaattttttaaatacgcctaaatgcaaaggatgtggtttagatttattataaatttctaaagtgcttatttttcgtaattcaaaagttgtaattttccattcttttgatgtgtatcaattaattttattctaaacatacctgtctacgtcctttacatttgacggtcctaagcccgtcaaagtatgaaggaaaaattcgcaacttatgataataacaagaatgcagtgacggattagcccttaatcaaattattaagcaattgcctagggcatcacgtctgagggggcaccagaagagtaaaggttcaaagaccgattcttagttgagatacggatagggggggcccacaggcatggattgtttagggcatcaagtagtcttaatccgtcactgtaaGAATGAcaatggaagggcggggcggggccgggccgcgcatgtgtccatattttgtggtgtttggtaggataactttcggaggctatttctcaaattttagtactgagtgattataaaggAAGAAatacgtatatttttatttttaacaaggatcaatatatccaaatttggcaggaaggttaaattgcaccctgtatgtaaAAAAGTCCACTTCGACCCATCTTTTAaggtcattttgaaaattgcataAGCAAAAATAATGAGGTCATTCATAATTTTGTGGAACGTACCCCAAAtgataaatatttacattttggtAAGTTTTCTTCGAAATTTAGTGGGGTTtaacccggccgcacattgttcgaaatttctgatcagaaacatgaactgccatccgatcgagtactctggtgtttcgtcccgactaaggtttttgggcccagtgggcccaatcgccagatatgaattttaacatttttttcatctggcgattggtcccaagtaattatgttttatgacttttgggcttgtgtccgtagggctagcaaaaaagttgtagatttgaataaaaaacaaaataattactttgtatgaaaacatttattacacactgaatgaatttaatatgatatttaaagaaaaagaaTACAATGGACATGTATACAATTATGTATACATGTCCATTGTAttctttttctttaaatatcatattaaatttatatttttatatatattaatatataaaaatatcttataacatattaaataataacaaaagtacttattttctaaataatctaattatattattgttgtaaagttatttcagtttaaaatttattcataattataaatataactataaagcttatatatttctttaattggTAAATTATAGgtctataatttttttgagaacgactaattaattaattaattttatatgagtaagtttaattcaataggctacttgacctacttttttttCTTGCTAATCGCTTCTgcatcattcattttcacaaaaaaaactaatattttaatattttacacagtagaaacccataaaaatgttgattgaaaaatatgctttataaatggcgccgaaaacactgtccgccatagtgtgacgtcatatgttttgtatttcaaactctttttattgaacatttttatgtgctaaatgtacgagtctaaaagtgcccaaaaattataaaaaaataaaataagaaattagaaatcatttctaatgttgaaaacttttggagaaaagttttggccatttcatttcccgtctacaataaatggagataatatataaaactgatgttttattttcattattcaagaaaatataatttacaaatctttctaggcttattcctattatttatgtacaaataaacttacataatataacgagcgcgatatataaaagatattaaattacgagtctgatgacgtcacatccaaatcggaagtaccgcaaaagcgttttcgtcagtacaaatcctattttcataaaatcatattctcaaatcgactttatttatcaatcataagcatttatttgatgataagggtgaaatacggtttcctaggccaagttctactagaaatatgcatttgttcaatgaaattgaatataggtcaagtagcctattgcgcGCCATTGTTTTGGCAGAATGTTAAAACTATAAGTAGTTAATAAgacctttatatcaacaacattctggcaataaagacatttgaatttgaaaatgaaaaatatttggtatcACGTAAAATGGCAATTTTATGCCGATTGGCGCGAGCGGCTATAacccggccgaattttatttatgatttgaatacaaaaaaaacttcccaagtctatcgtactactaagatagaataattttactgtgggaaaacaaccattaaaatttcacgcagtacctATAATAGagcaggtatttttttaaaactttattcgacgcagtatgtttaggtattaataataataataatataagttttaaggcgttagatattttttgtgttagatatgtttcggatcagaaatttcggacaatgtgcggctgggCTTAATCGGCATAGTCTcttctaacaattattatatatgactaaataaatattaaataagttattatttatgtaattatttatttttattttgaatattaaatgtTTCCTGTTAATGCGGTGATGCATTAATTAGTAAAATGAAAACTCGTATTGGATTACTTACCTATAatatgttagatattttttaaaatttacaaaacaatattatggttataactgattatttttgtgccaACCCTACGGCAAAATTTCTTGTCAGAAAACAATGGATCATAAAAGTGGGAAAAATCGCCAGATAAAAAAgcgttaaaaattcatatctggtcattgggcccactgggcctaaaaaccttgggacgaaacaccagagtacttatccgatcgacgtcatctgacacATTATGTCAGatgcccgccggaacgcactctgctcaTAGGCCCCATCCCCACTCATCGTCgcggaatttccgcgaaacgtgagtgtggatccgattcgcatatttttcgcacttcgcggcccgaTTGTTGTCGGCtttctgtcccgcgacaaaggatttttttttaatctttattttaataagggcttttgccataaaagacatgccagcattgtttagtgaacagaatataattaatcctacgttaataataataataatatcatttatttgcCAGAGTGAAATGTACAGTTGTATGGTCTTcgtaatactttattttattattattctttatactttattactttatttatcaaaatcctttcttagcggatgcctacgttataacatctacctgcatgccaaatttcagcccgatccgtccagtggtttgggctgtgcgttgatagatcactatgtcaatcagtcagtcagtcacctttgagttttatataaacttaataaataaatagatatagattcttttttttttttgttaattcgtcccggtcgggacaggcaaagggagcgttgcccatacagccatgatataggctgcgttccagaagacgttaattttgaccaaaacgctcaaaacgtccccttctgccgttccatttgacgaccgcggtcgttttgatcgcagctatgacgtcactcatgacgtcatcattttcgctcgaaacgaccctcgacgaagatgggtcaaagtgggcgttctagttatttttttaattttaatgtaatatatcgcgaaagccatgttcggaaagtattgaagagagagtagagacagaaaagcttcatattatttcattacaaataatattttaattgaaatacatattatattaaataacatttaataaaatattttgattaagaaattgttttaaatgaaaggtcaaatgatttcttataaaatttattactaattttcATTTCTCCTGTACCTGTTGatttactcgtacttgacttagcattacgcggtattgttacctaacgtttatgtgacaatagtcaatattcaaagtatttggtttttttattaaaatatgattcaatgtggaaactgaaataaaataaaagtttaactatataaaaaaaatatgattacttcagtaaaaaaaatgtaatactaaaaacgaaacaaaatattatgttatgtattttatttgtaaaataaatgtaactaagtataaacaattacttttatttacgatttGAAGAAAAGGATGAATATCCAAGTTCTGCtcaatgtaagtacttatgtataaaaaaaattatagttctttttttaaacttttctcaaaacgctccataatgcgttccacttgggtttgtatcactgacgctcacatgctagtggaacgggaaaaactacggtcttgagcgtgagcgtttttaacgtcatctggaacgcggggcagGATTCTTCAATCAAAATAAAACgcgattttttaactttttttgctctttatcaataacggcaataggtaggcacttggaattttcaccaaggccttaattatattatgtgcactttaatatttaataataatattaaaataaaataaaaatttaagggggcctcccatacaaaaatcactgtggtggtacggaactcttcgtgtgcgagtccgactcgcacttggccgattatttctttgtattttttttactaatcggactcgctcaagaatacacataccgttatagtAGGTACTGCACAGTTACAGTTATAGTCAACTGACTGTCAACTTCTTAATGGAGTGTCATtgacactcacactgacactaatttttaactttgcgcatgcgcaatgaacattgaaaaacgaaacgaacacgactgtTAACTTTATGGGGCGAACACGGCTATTTTGTCTATGGTTTCGTCCGTTGGTTTGTTCAAACTTCAAATAtacttcaaaattcaaatatagagtagaccgtaatttataataaattagggGACATTAAATTTGAAGTTGGATCTTGCTATAGTTTTACACGTTTAATATTGAAGAGTATTTTgtgattatatttattttaataatataaaatatgtcggACAAAACTCGGACATCGAGGCTGGCTTCGTACAAAAATGCTTGCCAGGGTGCGACGGTGAGTGATTGCGCATGGTACTATGCTAtactattttaagtttttagaAAGAAATATCAGTCAGAAGACATTCTCTTATCTAAACTgatggaatataattattaatctttCGCATATCCTTTGTTCCCAAGGGTGcaatttatactttttattccttGTTATTTGTAATCCTAAACAGCTGACGTCTAACCTTATGATGCTAACGATAGAACTAAC encodes the following:
- the LOC121726869 gene encoding ankyrin-3-like, with translation MPQEVITDKSLQRELADSIIRMVPLDDIRILLACGAKVNEPVTQGLRPLHYAVWQRHADATRLLLVRGCDPSATDDCGYSALHLAAERGFTELVRLLLASGAAVSYRPDTADDFPRTTHTDEPLRLAIRNKHYDVARLLLEHGADPNKRYFFGSEINLVSEPEYLELLLMFGAHPDARDRAGLTPLMKAARQRQGMESVLLLISYGADVNAITDARNDYRTVMHYAVLSGNPDMVNLLIKQGARVNYPGPGVNRPSPLDLAILKGDVEMLKLLLSAGADVNAFSSVIGTPLHVACSDSITNRREIVRVLLESGAEPNLKVYSAEDGAQLRPPLAEYLASDPAPRHHLVRALLRHGARVIMKTQFRDPDGILNHLQHVTSPETQHVFALLLDAAEAFDLCMIKRTSCLTPAQRQELVRRAREPLSLLAQARVQLRRLLGTSLVRVAPDLDIPPTLRSYLLFEYS